The following proteins come from a genomic window of Sorghum bicolor cultivar BTx623 chromosome 3, Sorghum_bicolor_NCBIv3, whole genome shotgun sequence:
- the LOC110434033 gene encoding aspartic proteinase oryzasin-1-like isoform X1: MCPRHYKLRAPRPPPSSAQCGTPARVGGCFCSARRAAMGTGRVALLLLLSAALMQALLPAPAEGLVRIPLKKRPADKNGRLQFHDERRRGFLGSNAAAASEKAEAEAEGDIVALKNYLNAQYYGEVGIGTPLQKFTVIFDTGSSNLWVPSSKCYFSIACYFHARYKASQSNTYKKNGKSASIHYGTGAISGYFSQDSVKIGDIIVKKQDFIEATREPSLTFMVAKFDGILGLGFKEISVGNVVPVWYNMVNQGHVDDPVFSFWFNRHADEGQGGEIVFGGIDPSHHKGNHTYVPVTRKGYWQFDMGDVLIGGKSTGFCAAGCAAIADSGTSLLAGPKAIITQINEKIGAAGVVSQECKTVVSQYGEKILDQLLAETQPAKICSSVGLCTFDGTHGVSAGIRSVVDVEAGKSNGLFNDAMCNACETAVVWMQSQLAQNQTQDLVLQYINQLCERIPSPMGESSVDCSRLASMPDIAFIIGGRKFALKPEQYILKVGEGAATQCISGFTAMDIPPPRGPLWILGDVFMGAYHTVFDYGNLKVGFAEAA, translated from the exons ATGTGTCCACGTCACTATAAACTTCGAGCCCCCAGACCCCCACCGAGCAGTGCACAGTGCGGCACGCCAGCACGAGTGGGTGGTTGCTTTTGCTCAG CTCGCCGTGCAGCCATGGGAACCGGCCGCgtcgcgctcctcctcctcctctccgccGCGCTGATGCAGGCTCTCCTCCCCGCGCCGGCAGAGGGTTTGGTCCGCATCCCGCTGAAGAAGCGGCCCGCCGACAAAAACGGCCGCCTCCAATTCCATGACGAGCGGCGCCGTGGCTTCCTCGGCAGCAACGCCGCCGCGGCCTCGGAGAAAgctgaggcggaggcggagggcgACATCGTGGCGCTGAAGAACTACCTCAACGCGCAGTACTACGGCGAGGTCGGCATCGGCACGCCGCTGCAGAAGTTCACCGTCATCTTCGACACCGGCAGCTCCAACCTCTGGGTGCCCTCCTCCAAGTGCTATTTCTCG ATCGCTTGCTACTTCCATGCGAGGTACAAGGCCAGCCAGTCGAACACCTATAAGAAGAATG GGAAATCTGCTTCAATACATTATGGTACTGGTGCAATTTCTGGCTATTTCAGCCAGGACAGCGTGAAAATTGGTGATATTATTGTGAAAAAACAG GATTTTATTGAAGCTACGAGGGAACCAAGCCTTACTTTCATGGTTGCAAAATTCGATGGCATTCTTGGGCTTGGATTCAAGGAAATCTCAGTTGGAAATGTTGTACCTGTATG GTACAACATGGTTAACCAAGGTCATGTTGATGATCCTGTTTTCTCATTCTGGTTCAATCGACATGCTGATGAAGGGCAGGGAGGTGAAATTGTGTTTGGAGGAATTGATCCTAGTCACCATAAGGGAAATCATACATATGTCCCTGTTACTAGGAAGGGATACTGGCAG TTTGATATGGGCGATGTCCTGATTGGAGGGAAGTCCACAG GATTCTGCGCTGCTGGCTGTGCAGCAATAGCAGATTCTGGAACTTCATTGCTTGCTGGTCCCAAG GCCATAATTACTCAGATAAATGAAAAGATTGGTGCTGCTGGGGTAGTCAGCCAAGAATGCAAGACAGTTGTTTCTCAATATGGGGAAAAGATCCTAGATCAGCTGTTAGCAGAG ACACAGCCAGCAAAAATATGTTCTTCGGTTGGTCTATGTACTTTTGATGGAACTCATGGTGTTAG TGCTGGTATCCGAAGTGTGGTAGATGTTGAAGCTGGGAAATCAAATGGCCTCTTCAATGATGCAATGTGCAATGCCTGTGAGACAGCTGTTGTATGGATGCAGAGCCAACTTGCACAGAACCAAACTCAGGATCTAGTGTTGCAGTACATTAATCAG CTATGTGAACGGATTCCTAGCCCTATGGGAGAATCATCTGTGGACTGCAGCAGACTTGCATCCATGCCTGACATTGCCTTCATCATTGGGGGTAGAAAGTTTGCGCTCAAACCAGAACAA TATATCCTGAAGGTTGGTGAGGGAGCTGCTACCCAATGCATTAGTGGTTTCACAGCTATGGACATTCCTCCTCCCCGTGGTCCTCTTTG GATCTTGGGCGATGTATTCATGGGAGCCTACCACACAGTCTTTGACTACGGCAACCTGAAGGTTGGCTTCGCAGAGGCCGCATAA
- the LOC110434033 gene encoding aspartic proteinase oryzasin-1-like isoform X2, which produces MGTGRVALLLLLSAALMQALLPAPAEGLVRIPLKKRPADKNGRLQFHDERRRGFLGSNAAAASEKAEAEAEGDIVALKNYLNAQYYGEVGIGTPLQKFTVIFDTGSSNLWVPSSKCYFSIACYFHARYKASQSNTYKKNGKSASIHYGTGAISGYFSQDSVKIGDIIVKKQDFIEATREPSLTFMVAKFDGILGLGFKEISVGNVVPVWYNMVNQGHVDDPVFSFWFNRHADEGQGGEIVFGGIDPSHHKGNHTYVPVTRKGYWQFDMGDVLIGGKSTGFCAAGCAAIADSGTSLLAGPKAIITQINEKIGAAGVVSQECKTVVSQYGEKILDQLLAETQPAKICSSVGLCTFDGTHGVSAGIRSVVDVEAGKSNGLFNDAMCNACETAVVWMQSQLAQNQTQDLVLQYINQLCERIPSPMGESSVDCSRLASMPDIAFIIGGRKFALKPEQYILKVGEGAATQCISGFTAMDIPPPRGPLWILGDVFMGAYHTVFDYGNLKVGFAEAA; this is translated from the exons ATGGGAACCGGCCGCgtcgcgctcctcctcctcctctccgccGCGCTGATGCAGGCTCTCCTCCCCGCGCCGGCAGAGGGTTTGGTCCGCATCCCGCTGAAGAAGCGGCCCGCCGACAAAAACGGCCGCCTCCAATTCCATGACGAGCGGCGCCGTGGCTTCCTCGGCAGCAACGCCGCCGCGGCCTCGGAGAAAgctgaggcggaggcggagggcgACATCGTGGCGCTGAAGAACTACCTCAACGCGCAGTACTACGGCGAGGTCGGCATCGGCACGCCGCTGCAGAAGTTCACCGTCATCTTCGACACCGGCAGCTCCAACCTCTGGGTGCCCTCCTCCAAGTGCTATTTCTCG ATCGCTTGCTACTTCCATGCGAGGTACAAGGCCAGCCAGTCGAACACCTATAAGAAGAATG GGAAATCTGCTTCAATACATTATGGTACTGGTGCAATTTCTGGCTATTTCAGCCAGGACAGCGTGAAAATTGGTGATATTATTGTGAAAAAACAG GATTTTATTGAAGCTACGAGGGAACCAAGCCTTACTTTCATGGTTGCAAAATTCGATGGCATTCTTGGGCTTGGATTCAAGGAAATCTCAGTTGGAAATGTTGTACCTGTATG GTACAACATGGTTAACCAAGGTCATGTTGATGATCCTGTTTTCTCATTCTGGTTCAATCGACATGCTGATGAAGGGCAGGGAGGTGAAATTGTGTTTGGAGGAATTGATCCTAGTCACCATAAGGGAAATCATACATATGTCCCTGTTACTAGGAAGGGATACTGGCAG TTTGATATGGGCGATGTCCTGATTGGAGGGAAGTCCACAG GATTCTGCGCTGCTGGCTGTGCAGCAATAGCAGATTCTGGAACTTCATTGCTTGCTGGTCCCAAG GCCATAATTACTCAGATAAATGAAAAGATTGGTGCTGCTGGGGTAGTCAGCCAAGAATGCAAGACAGTTGTTTCTCAATATGGGGAAAAGATCCTAGATCAGCTGTTAGCAGAG ACACAGCCAGCAAAAATATGTTCTTCGGTTGGTCTATGTACTTTTGATGGAACTCATGGTGTTAG TGCTGGTATCCGAAGTGTGGTAGATGTTGAAGCTGGGAAATCAAATGGCCTCTTCAATGATGCAATGTGCAATGCCTGTGAGACAGCTGTTGTATGGATGCAGAGCCAACTTGCACAGAACCAAACTCAGGATCTAGTGTTGCAGTACATTAATCAG CTATGTGAACGGATTCCTAGCCCTATGGGAGAATCATCTGTGGACTGCAGCAGACTTGCATCCATGCCTGACATTGCCTTCATCATTGGGGGTAGAAAGTTTGCGCTCAAACCAGAACAA TATATCCTGAAGGTTGGTGAGGGAGCTGCTACCCAATGCATTAGTGGTTTCACAGCTATGGACATTCCTCCTCCCCGTGGTCCTCTTTG GATCTTGGGCGATGTATTCATGGGAGCCTACCACACAGTCTTTGACTACGGCAACCTGAAGGTTGGCTTCGCAGAGGCCGCATAA
- the LOC8061818 gene encoding uncharacterized protein LOC8061818, whose product MHAAQSDPCVLPSRPDLNQTGPKSQVCFHRSVQWSDVSISACSAVPLVSSLFSGATQNGLRAFPSPDPAPAKQREPQPPMLRAATVQARLLLLSRSYVGQAKAASSWPLVRRKPSRLGSVRPFYQMDTRGQDENKILTARGCHSSPESQELAMKSCVPCNSKDLHPMSEDSAKKLLEQVNGWELITEGDVLKLHRAWKVKNFVKGLEFFQLVAAIAEEEGHHPDLHLVGWNNVKIDVWTHSVRGLTSNDFILAAKINDLTLEGIIRKKKTT is encoded by the exons ATGCATGCAGCCCAGTCCGATCCCTGTGTGTTGCCTAGCAGGCCAGATCTCaatcaaacaggccctaaatcaCAGGTCTGTTTCCATCGGTCCGTCCAATGGTCAGACGTCAGCATCTCCGCCTGCAGTGCCGTCCCTCTCGTCTCGTCTCTCTTCTCAGGCGCCACGCAAAACGGACTCCGCGCTTTTCCCTCTCCGGATCCGGCTCCGGCGAAGCAGCGGGAGCCACAGCCACCGATGCTCCGGGCCGCGACGGTGCAGGCGCGTCTCCTCCTCCTATCGCGCTCCTACGTAGGGCAG GCAAAGGCAGCTTCTAGCTGGCCTCTCGTCCGCAGGAAGCCTTCGCGTCTTGGATCTGTACG CCCTTTCTATCAGATGGACACTAGAGGGCAAGACGAAAATAAAATTTTGACTGCAAGAGGGTGCCATAGCTCCCCTGAGAGTCAAG AATTAGCAATGAAAAGCTGTGTTCCATGCAACTCTAAGGATTTACATCCCATGTCAGAAGATTCTGCTAAAAAGTTGCTTGAACAG GTGAATGGTTGGGAACTCATTACTGAAGGTGATGTTCTGAAATTACATAGAGCATGGAAGGTGAAGAACTTTGTTAAAGGACTTGAGTTCTTTCAACTTGTTGCTGCTATCGCTGAGGAAGAAG GTCACCATCCAGATCTTCATCTTGTTGGTTGGAATAACGTGAAAATTGATGTTTGGACTCATTCTGTCA GAGGTTTAACGAGTAATGATTTCATCCTTGCTGCGAAGATCAATGATCTCACATTAGAAGGCATTATAAGGAAGAAGAAAACTACATAG